The Halorussus gelatinilyticus genome contains the following window.
CTCCCCGACGAACACGGCCTGCTCGTGCCCGCCGGACTGGCGGTGCCGTGGATGGGTGCGGTGGTCGTCAACCTCTCGCTGTACGCGATAGTCCTCGGATAGGGCTCCGCGAGAGCGCGAAAACGTGGCACGGCCGGGCAGCGCAAGAAGTCGGTCGACAGTCGTCGCGGTGAGACCACCGGTTCGGTCAGGAGTCGACCTGACGCTGCGCGCGACAGTGGTCGTCCTACTCGACCGACTGCTCGTCGTCCGCGATAGCTACTGATTCTCCCGCTTCAGCGACAGCACCGTCCGGTCGAACTCGCAGACCAACGTCTCGCCGTCGCCCTCGCTCCCCTCGTCGTCGCGGTTGACCGCGAACGCCTCGACGTGCATCGTGACGACGCCGCGCTCGCCGTCACTGGTCTCGCGCTTGTCGGTCACGGTCGATTGGGCGCGAATCGTGTCGCCGTGGAACACCGGATTGGGATGCTCCACGTCGTCGTACGAGAGGTTGGCGACGATGGTGCCGTCGGTGGTGTCCGGGATGGAGAGACCGACCGCGAGGCTCATCGTATAGAGTCCGTTGACCAACCGCTCGCCGAACTGGGTGTCCTCGGCGAACTCCGCGTCGAGGTGGAGCGGTTGCTGGTTCATCGTCGTGTCGCAGAACTGCTGGTTGTCCGACTCGCTGACGGTCCGCCGCTTCTCGTGTTCGATGGTCTGGCCGACCTCGAACTCCTCGTAGTAGAGACCCGACATGCGTGAGCGGTCGGCGCGACCCGGCAAAAATCCCGCCGATTCGGGCCGACCGAACGGTTGCAGAACGTTTCAGGCACGGCCTGTCGGTCGGTAATCGGCCCATAACAAAGGCTAAGTCCCGACTAAATCGGGTCGCAGTCAGTCACAGTCGAGGCTTACCATGTCCGAAGAAGCCAGTCGGTTCGAGTGGGTACGACCGCGAACAGGGGACGGTAACCGAGTCGGTTCGACACCCGGACGCGAAGCGGCGCGAGGGACGCCGCGGGGCGCGACGCCCTCGGCCGGTGGGTCGGACGCACGCGAGTCGCCCGCAGTGCGACCGCGTTCGCGCCCGACGACCGCCGACTCGGGCGAGCGTGTGACGGACGCCACCGACCGACGGCTGACGTCGGACGACTCGCGGGTTCGCTTCCGGTTTCGGGCCAGCGGTCCGGCCCGGACCGCACCCGCGGTCGGCGACGGGACGGTGTATCTCGCCTGTGCAAACGGCTGCACGCACGCATTCGATGCTGACGACGGCACCGAGCGATGGTCGCGGTGGGTCGATGGCCGACCCACCGCACCGACGGTCTCCGGAGACGTCGTGTACGGCGGTAGCGACCGCGGGACCGCCGACCGCGGTTCGGTCGTCGCGCTCGACGCCGCGACGGGCGACAGCCGGTGGGAGTTCGAGACCGAGGGCGGCGTGCAAGCGTCGCCGACGGTCGCGAACGGCGAAATCTTCGTCGCGGCCGACGACGGCCGAATCACGGCTCTCCACGAGGCGGACGGCTCTCGCCGCCGGACGTTCCGGAACGCGGCGCGAGCGCTCTGCGGGCTCGCACACGACGGGAGACGGCTCCTGCTCGCCAGTCTCGACGGCGGCGCGTACGCCCGCAACCCGACCGACGGCCGCGAGCGCTGGCGGTTCGCGTCGGCCGTCGCGGTCGGCGGTGCGCCCGCGATGGCCGACGACACCGCGTACGTCGGCACCGTAGACGACGGTCGCGTGTCCGCGATTTCGGCGACGACGGGCAGGGAACGCTGGCGCGCAGCGACCGGCGGCGCGGTGTGGGCGTCGCCGACGGTCGCGGACGACACCGTCTTCGTGGGAAGCAGAGACGGCTTCGTCTACGCCTTCGACGCGGAGGACGGTTCGGTGGGTTGGCGGACCGACCTCGGGGCGCGCATCTGGTCCTCGCCGACGGTCGCGGACGACGCCCTCCTCGTGGCGACCGACGCCGGGGACGTGTGGGCGTTGAATCGGGAGGACGGGACGGTACTGTGGTGGTGCCGGGCGACGGACGCAGTCGTGGCCTCGGTCGTCGTCGCGGACGCGACGGCCTACGTGGCCGACTGCGGTGGGACCGTCACTGCGCTTTCGCTCTCGGATTGACGCCGACCGCGCGTTCGCCCGCCGACTGATTCTCGGGTGGCTCTCCGTTTCGGAATAATTGATACGCCGGAGCACGTCGATTCGGACATGCCACGACGAAGCGTCATGTTCACGCCGGGCGACCGTCCGGCGATGATGCGGAAAGCGCCGAGCGCAGGGGCCGACGTAATCGTCTTCGACTTGGAGGACGCGGTGGCTCCCGACGCCAAGGACGAGGCGCGCACGGCGGTCCGCGAGGTGTTGACCGACCCCGACTTCGACCCCGACTGCGAGGTCTGCGTCCGGGTGAATCAGACGGGCATCGCCGCGGACGACGACCTGCGAGGAATCCTCGGACGGGAGGACGCGACGAGCGACGAGTCGAGCGATTTCGCGGCGTCGCGCGCCGTGGAAACGCTCGATTCGGTGATGCTCCCGAAGACCGAGGACGCGGACGACGCCGAGACGCTGGCCGACCTGCTCGACGAGCGCGACGCCGACGTGCCGATTCTCGCGCTGGTCGAGACCGCGGCCGGAATCCTGTCGGCCGAGTCCATCGCGACCGTGCCCGAAGTCGATGCGCTCGCCTTCGGCGCGGAGGACCTCGCGGCCGACGTCGGCGCGACCCGGACCGACGAGGGCACCGAAGTCCTCCACGCCCGCGAACACGTCGTCCTCGCGGCGAGTGCGGCCGACGCGGACGCCATCGACACGGTGTACACCGACATCGAGGACACCGAAGGCCTGCGCGAGGAGACCGAGTTCGCCATCGAATTGGGGTACGACGGCAAGATGGCCATCCACCCCGCGCAGGTCGCGCCCGTCAACGAGGCGTTCACGCCCGACCCCGAGCGCGTCGAGTGGGCCGAGAAGCTGTTGGCGGCGAAAGAAGAGGCCGACGCCGATGGCCGGGGCGTCTTCCGGGTGGACGGCGAGATGATAGACGCGCCGCTGGTCGCACAGGCCGAGCGCGTGCTGGCGTACGCCGAGGCCGCCGACGAGACGTGAGGAAAAGCGGAAACTACGTCAGCGGTTCAGGGCCAGAGACCGCGGGTGCTCTTCGCCTCGGCGATGCGCGAGAGCGCGACGACGTAGGCGGCGTCGCGCCAACTCACGTCGCGGGCCTCGACTTCGGTCCGCACGTCGTTCCACGCCGAGAGCATGTGTTTCTCCAGTTCGTCGTTGACGCGTTCGAGCGACCACTGACGCCGGTTGATGTCCTGCAACCACTCGAAGTACGAGACGGTGACCCCGCCCGCGTTGGCGAGGATGTCGGGAATGACCTCGACGCCGTTCTCTTCCAGGATGGCGTCGGCGGCGAACGTCGTCGGGCCGTTCGCACCCTCGACCACGACGTCGGCCTGCACGTCGTTGGCGTTGTCCGCGGTGATGACGTTCCCGACCGCGGCCGGAACGAGGACGTCCACGTCGAGTTCGAGAATCTTCTCGTTCGAGAGCTTCTCGGGCGCGTCGTGGGTCATGACGGCCTCGGGTTCCTCCTCGTGGGAGGGCACCGCGTGGGTGTCCAGTCCGTCCGGGTCGTAGATGGCACCGTTCACGTCGCTGACCGCGACGATGTTCGCGCCCCAGTCGTCGAGCAGACGGGCCGCGTTCGCGCCGACCGAGCCGAATCCCTGCACGGCGATGGTCGTCTCTTCGAGGTCGTAGTCGTAGTAGTCGGCGGCCTCACGGGCAATGATGGCGACGGAGCGACCGGGCGCTTCCTGTCGTCCCTCGCTCCCGCCGACGACGGGCGGTTTTCCGGTGACGACGCCGGGAATGGTCTCGCCCTCCTGCATCGAGTAGGCGTCCATGAACCACGCCATCGTCTGGGCGTCGGTGCCCATGTCGGGCGCGGGGATGTCCTTCTTCGGACCGACGAACTTGCGGAGTTCCTCGGCGAAGCGCCGGGTCAGGCGCTCCTTCTCGTCGGTCGTCAGGTCCTTGGGGTCCACGACGATGCCGCCCTTCCCACCGCCGAACGGCAGGTCCATCACGGCGCACTTCCACGTCATCCACATCGACAGCCCGACGCACTCCTGTTCGCTGACGTGGGGGTGGAAGCGCAGGCCGCCCTTGTACGGGCCGCGCACGTCGTCGTGTTGGGCGCGGTAGCCGGTGAACACCTCGACCTCGCCGTTCTCGCGTTTCAGCGGTACCGCGACGCGATGGACTTTGGTCGGATGCTTCAGTCGCTCGATGACGCCCTCGTCCACGTCGAGGTGGGCCGCGGCGTGTTCCAGTTGACGGCGCGCGGTTTCGAGCGCGGACTCCGGCTCTTCGGTCTCCTCGTCACTACCCTTCTGTTCGGTTGCTTCGACAGTTTCTGGAGGCATGATTGGTTCGGCACGTCGTCTGCGACTCGGCCTCACCGGGGCGAGTCGTCTTAGCGACGCATCGTAGGCGTAGGTTCCCGTAGGCGTACAAAATATTAATGCTATAGAGTTGTCTTAGGTCCTTATACACACACTTACGCCAGCGGTCGGCTTTGGATGCGGTTAGTCGAAATCGCCGGCATACGGCCCGACGCGCGGTTTCCGATTTCGGAAACTGTATGAGTGCCAATCGAGACGTTGTAACTTGACGCCAGAAATTACCACCCATGTCCGAGCAAGCAAATCCCTTCGAAAGCCTGCAGGAACAGATCGACGACGCGTCGGAGTACATGGACGTCGGCGAGGACGTGCTGAAACGCCTCAAACACCCCGAGCGCGTGCTCGAAACCAATCTCTCCGTCGAGTTGGACGACGACGACGTCGAGGTGTTCAAAGCGTTCCGCTCGGAGTTCAACGGCGACCGCGGTCCGTACAAGGGCGGTATTCGCTACCATCCCGGCGTCACCCGCGACGAGGTCAAGGCGCTCTCGGGGTGGATGGTCTACAAGTGCGCCATCGTGGACATTCCCTACGGCGGCGGGAAGGGCGGCATCGTCATCGACCCGGACGACTACAGCGAGGACGAACTCGAACGAATCACGCGGTCGTTCGCCAAGGAACTGCGCCCGTTTATCGGCGTGGACAAGGACATCCCTGCGCCCGACGTGAACACGGGCCAGCGCGAGATGAACTGGATCAAGGACACCTACGAGACGCTGGAGAACACGACCGCGCCCGGCGTCATCACGGGTAAGTCCCCCGACAGCGGCGGGAGCGCGGGCCGCGTCGAGGCGACCGGTCGCTCGACCATGCTCACCGCACGCGAGGCGTTCGACTACCTCGACCGTGACATCGAGGGCGCGTCCGTCGCGGTGCAGGGCTACGGGAACGCCGGGTGGATAGCCGCGAAACTCATCGACGAACTCGGTGCGAACGTCGTCTCCGTCTCCGACTCCAGCGGTGCTATCTACAACGAGGACGGCTTCGACCCAGTGGACGTCAAGAGCCACAAGAACGAGACCGGCAGCGTCTCGGGCTACTCCGAAGCCGACGAGGAGTTCTCCAACGAGGACCTGCTCACGCTCGACG
Protein-coding sequences here:
- a CDS encoding HpcH/HpaI aldolase/citrate lyase family protein; the protein is MPRRSVMFTPGDRPAMMRKAPSAGADVIVFDLEDAVAPDAKDEARTAVREVLTDPDFDPDCEVCVRVNQTGIAADDDLRGILGREDATSDESSDFAASRAVETLDSVMLPKTEDADDAETLADLLDERDADVPILALVETAAGILSAESIATVPEVDALAFGAEDLAADVGATRTDEGTEVLHAREHVVLAASAADADAIDTVYTDIEDTEGLREETEFAIELGYDGKMAIHPAQVAPVNEAFTPDPERVEWAEKLLAAKEEADADGRGVFRVDGEMIDAPLVAQAERVLAYAEAADET
- a CDS encoding MaoC family dehydratase, giving the protein MSGLYYEEFEVGQTIEHEKRRTVSESDNQQFCDTTMNQQPLHLDAEFAEDTQFGERLVNGLYTMSLAVGLSIPDTTDGTIVANLSYDDVEHPNPVFHGDTIRAQSTVTDKRETSDGERGVVTMHVEAFAVNRDDEGSEGDGETLVCEFDRTVLSLKRENQ
- a CDS encoding Glu/Leu/Phe/Val family dehydrogenase; its protein translation is MSEQANPFESLQEQIDDASEYMDVGEDVLKRLKHPERVLETNLSVELDDDDVEVFKAFRSEFNGDRGPYKGGIRYHPGVTRDEVKALSGWMVYKCAIVDIPYGGGKGGIVIDPDDYSEDELERITRSFAKELRPFIGVDKDIPAPDVNTGQREMNWIKDTYETLENTTAPGVITGKSPDSGGSAGRVEATGRSTMLTAREAFDYLDRDIEGASVAVQGYGNAGWIAAKLIDELGANVVSVSDSSGAIYNEDGFDPVDVKSHKNETGSVSGYSEADEEFSNEDLLTLDVDLLVPAALENAIDGDLAEDVQADVVVEAANGPLTPDADDVLADSDTYVFPDILANAGGVTVSYFEWVQNRQRFHWTEERVNDELERIITDAFDNLVETYEETGAPNMRTAAYVVAIQRVVDAYEESGNWP
- the gdhB gene encoding glutamate dehydrogenase GdhB, which encodes MPPETVEATEQKGSDEETEEPESALETARRQLEHAAAHLDVDEGVIERLKHPTKVHRVAVPLKRENGEVEVFTGYRAQHDDVRGPYKGGLRFHPHVSEQECVGLSMWMTWKCAVMDLPFGGGKGGIVVDPKDLTTDEKERLTRRFAEELRKFVGPKKDIPAPDMGTDAQTMAWFMDAYSMQEGETIPGVVTGKPPVVGGSEGRQEAPGRSVAIIAREAADYYDYDLEETTIAVQGFGSVGANAARLLDDWGANIVAVSDVNGAIYDPDGLDTHAVPSHEEEPEAVMTHDAPEKLSNEKILELDVDVLVPAAVGNVITADNANDVQADVVVEGANGPTTFAADAILEENGVEVIPDILANAGGVTVSYFEWLQDINRRQWSLERVNDELEKHMLSAWNDVRTEVEARDVSWRDAAYVVALSRIAEAKSTRGLWP
- a CDS encoding outer membrane protein assembly factor BamB family protein: MRPRSRPTTADSGERVTDATDRRLTSDDSRVRFRFRASGPARTAPAVGDGTVYLACANGCTHAFDADDGTERWSRWVDGRPTAPTVSGDVVYGGSDRGTADRGSVVALDAATGDSRWEFETEGGVQASPTVANGEIFVAADDGRITALHEADGSRRRTFRNAARALCGLAHDGRRLLLASLDGGAYARNPTDGRERWRFASAVAVGGAPAMADDTAYVGTVDDGRVSAISATTGRERWRAATGGAVWASPTVADDTVFVGSRDGFVYAFDAEDGSVGWRTDLGARIWSSPTVADDALLVATDAGDVWALNREDGTVLWWCRATDAVVASVVVADATAYVADCGGTVTALSLSD